One Ovis aries strain OAR_USU_Benz2616 breed Rambouillet chromosome 4, ARS-UI_Ramb_v3.0, whole genome shotgun sequence DNA window includes the following coding sequences:
- the TAS2R3 gene encoding taste receptor type 2 member 3, protein MLRLSNLGFLVLTAIQFILGMLGNGFIGWVNGSSWFKSKRISLHDFIITNLAVSRIVLLWILLIDGVLLVFSPKLHDEGIIMQIIDVFWTFTNHLSIWLTTCVSVFYCLKVASFSHPMFLWLKWRVSRVVVWMLLSTLLLSCGSAISLIREFKIYSVLGGIDRTGNMTELFRRKEKEYKLIHVLGTLWDLPPLVVSLISYFLLILSLGRHVRQMHQDCGSSRDPSTEAHRRAIRVILSFLFLFLLYYLSFSVLTSSYFLPATKMIAKIGEVITMFYLAGHSYVLILGNSKLKQMFVTMLRCEPGCLKPGSKGSVYP, encoded by the coding sequence ATGTTGAGACTCAGCAATTTGGGGTTTCTGGTTCTGACCGCCATTCAGTTCATCCTGGGAATGCTGGGGAATGGTTTCATAGGGTGGGTCAATGGCAGCAGCTGGTTCAAGAGCAAGAGGATCTCTTTGCATGACTTCATTATCACTAACCTGGCTGTCTCCAGGATTGTTTTGCTGTGGATTCTCTTGATCGATGGTGTTTTACTGGTGTTCTCTCCCAAACTACACGATGAAGGGATAATCATGCAAATTATTGATGTGTTCTGGACATTTACAAACCATCTGAGCATTTGGCTTACCACCTGTGTCAGTGTCTTCTACTGCCTGAAAGTGGCCAGTTTCTCCCATCCTATGTTCCTCTGGCTCAAATGGAGAGTTTCCAGGGTGGTTGTATGGATGCTGTTGAGTACCCTGCTGTTATCATGTGGCAGTGCCATCTCTCTGATCCGAGAATTTAAGATCTATTCTGTTCTCGGTGGAATTGATAGAACCGGGAATATGACTGAGCTCtttagaaggaaggaaaaagaatataaactGATCCATGTTCTTGGGACTCTGTGGGACCTCCCTCCCCTAGTCGTATCTCTGATCTCCTACTTTCTGCTTATCCTCTCCCTGGGGAGGCACGTGCGGCAGATGCATCAAGACTGTGGCAGCTCCAGAGATCCCAGTACCGAGGCCCACAGGAGGGCCATCAGAgtcatcctctccttcctcttcctcttcctactctactatctttccttttctgttttaacaTCCAGTTATTTCCTACCAGCAACTAAGATGATTGCGAAGATCGGAGAAGTAATTACAATGTTCTATCTTGCCGGCCACTCCTATGTTCTCATTCTGGGAAATAGCAAGCTGAAGCAGATGTTTGTGACGATGCTCCGGTGTGAGCCTGGTTGTCTGAAGCCTGGATCCAAGGGATCTGTTTATCCATAG